One Cervus canadensis isolate Bull #8, Minnesota chromosome 1, ASM1932006v1, whole genome shotgun sequence genomic window carries:
- the WNK4 gene encoding serine/threonine-protein kinase WNK4 isoform X3: protein MLASPAPDTEVPMSQAEADLPLRPPPPLAAAGPPRLGPPPRRVRRFSGKAEPRPRSSRLSRRSSVDLGLLSSWFQPASPVPEPPEPPDSAGSGPAMSPPPSAEEPPEGTWTAGAPVKPADSERSEPAGSTGGSGSREQPRISEAAAARERRREQEEKEDTETQAVATSPDGRYLKFDIEIGRGSFKTVYRGLDTDTTVEVAWCELQTRKLSRAERQRFSEEVEMLKGLQHPNIVRFYDSWKSVLRGQVCIVLVTELMTSGTLKTYLRRFREMKPRVLQRWSRQILRGLHFLHSRVPPILHRDLKCDNVFITGPTGSVKIGDLGLATLKRASFAKSVIGTPEFMAPEMYEEKYDEAVDVYAFGMCMLEMATSEYPYSECQNAAQIYRKVTSGTKPNSFYKVKMPEVKEIIEGCIRTDKNVRFTIHDLLAHAFFREERGVHVELAEEDDGEKPDLKLWLRIEDARRGGRPRDNQAIEFLFQLGRDAAEEVAQEMVALGLVCEADYQPVARAVRERVAAIQRKREKLRKARELEALPPAPRPPPAAVPTTPGPSGAFPPEPEEPEADQHQPFLFRHASYSSTTSDCETDGYLSSSGFLDASDPALQPPSGVPSSPAESHLHLPAAFALSIPRSGPSNDFSPGESYASDAASGLSDMGEGMERMRRPPGKNLRRRPRSRLRVTSVSDQNDRVVECQLQTHNSKMVTFRFDLDGDSPEEIAAAMVYNEFILPSERAGFLNRIREIIQRVETLLKRDTGPVEAAEDPLSPQEEPTPLPALLGYPPDPPRAELQSSTSLEQRSWAAFSASTSPGTSLSSGNSFSPGTPVFPSPILPITSPPCHLSPSSFSPVSPQASSNLSPRPPSCPLPFPPSAPQFPVPSAQFPQSSPLPDCFQVTLTPPSFPPCPSACPLPSTTASPLLSLASAFSLAVMTVAQSLLSPAPGLLSQSPPAPPGPLPSLPPPTPSTPCGQERPSSLTAEMESEASPNLGRSLPGEARLAPISEEGKPQLVGRFQVTSSKEPAEPLPLQLAPPTPSGSPKPQTPQLTSESSDTEDSAGARPEAREALAESDRAAEGLGAGAEEEGDDGQGPQAGGSPPPLSHPSPVWMSYSCNSLCLSSEESESSGEDEEFWAELQNLRQKHLAEVEALQTLQKQEIEDLYGRLGKQPPPGIVAPAAMLSSRQRRLSKGSFPTSRRNSLQRSEPLGPVNSEQRPCVSPTPGPTMELVPLESADQHNPARKTSALRE, encoded by the exons ATGCTGGCATCCCCGGCCCCAGACACCGAAGTCCCCATGTCCCAGGCGGAGGCTGACCTGCCCCTGCGGCCCCCGCCGCCCCTCGCCGCGGCGGGGCCGCCCCGCCTCGGGCCCCCTCCCCGCCGGGTGCGCCGCTTCTCCGGGAAGGCTGAGCCCCGGCCGCGCTCTTCCCGTCTCAGCCGCCGCAGCTCAGTCGACTTGGGGCTGCTGAGCTCTTGGTTCCAGCCAGCCTCACCCGTTCCGGAGCCCCCTGAACCGCCGGACTCCGCTGGTTCCGGCCCCGCGATGAGCCCACCGCCCAGTGCCGAAGAGCCCCCTGAGGGCACGTGGACCGCGGGCGCCCCGGTGAAGCCTGCAGACTCCGAGCGTTCGGAGCCCGCGGGTTCCACAGGAGGGTCGGGGTCCCGGGAACAGCCGAGGATCAGTGAGGCGGCGGCAGCCCGGGAGCGGCGGCGGGAGCAAGAGGAAAAAGAGGACACGGAGACCCAGGCTGTGGCAACGTCCCCGGACGGCCGATACCTCAAGTTTGACATCGAGATTGGACGTGGCTCGTTCAAGACGGTGTATCGAGGGCTGGACACCGACACCACGGTGGAGGTGGCCTGGTGTGAGCTGCAG ACTCGGAAACTGTCTCGAGCCGAGCGGCAGCGATTCTCAGAGGAGGTGGAGATGCTCAAGGGGCTGCAGCACCCCAACATCGTCCGCTTCTACGACTCCTGGAAGTCGGTGCTGAGGGGCCAGGTTTGCATCGTACTGGTCACCGAACTCATGACCTCTGGCACGCTCAAGAC ATACCTGAGGCGGTTCCGCGAGATGAAACCACGAGTCCTTCAGCGCTGGAGCCGCCAAATCCTGCGTGGGCTCCATTTCCTACACTCCCGGGTACCCCCCATCCTGCACCGAGATCTCAAGTGTGACAACGTCTTTATCACCGGCCCTACGGGCTCCGTTAAGATCGGGGACCTGGGCCTGGCCACGCTCAAGCGCGCCTCCTTCGCCAAGAGCGTCATCG GGACCCCGGAGTTCATGGCCCCAGAGATGTATGAGGAAAAGTACGACGAGGCCGTGGACGTGTACGCGTTTGGCATGTGCATGCTGGAGATGGCGACCTCGGAATACCCCTACTCAGAGTGCCAGAATGCCGCTCAAATCTACCGCAAGGTCACCTCg GGCACGAAACCCAACAGCTTCTACAAGGTGAAGATGCCCGAGGTAAAGGAGATCATTGAAGGCTGCATCCGCACGGATAAGAATGTGag GTTCACCATCCACGACCTTCTGGCTCACGCCTTCTTCCGCGAGGAGCGCGGCGTCCATGTGGAGTTGGCGGAGGAGGACGACGGAGAGAAGCCGGACCTCAAGCTCTGGCTGCGCATAGAGGACGCGCGGCGAGGGGGGCGCCCACGGGACAACCAGGCTATCGAGTTCTTGTTCCAGCTGGGCCGGGACGCGGCCGAAGAGGTGGCTCAGGAGATG GTGGCCCTGGGCTTAGTGTGTGAAGCTGATTACCAGCCAGTGGCTCGTGCAGTGCGTGAACGGGTTGCTGCCATCCAGCGAAAGCGTGAGAAGCTGCGCAAAGCTAGGGAGTTGGAGGCCCTCCCCCCAGCGCCGCGACCCCCACCAGCAGCTGTCCCCACGACTCCTGGTCCCTCCGGTGCCTTCCCTCCTGAGCCCGAGGAGCCAGAGGCAGACCAGCACCAGCCCTTCCTCTTCCGCCATGCCAGCTATTCATCTACCACCT cgGATTGCGAGACTGATGGCTACCTCAGCTCCTCCGGCTTCCTGGATGCCTCAGACCCTGCCCTTCAGCCCCCTAGTGGGGTGCCATCCAGCCCCGCTGAGTCCCATCTCCACCTGCCCGCG GCTTTCGCTCTATCCATTCCACGTTCTGGCCCCAGCAATGACTTTTCCCCTGGAGAGAG ttATGCCTCAGATGCAGCATCAGGCCTTAGTGATATGGGAGAAGGGATGGAACGGATGAGGAGACCCCCAGGGAAAAACCTCCGGCGTAGACCCCGATCCCGGCTTCGGGTCACAAGT GTCTCAGACCAGAATGACAGAGTGGTTGAATGCCAGTTGCAGACGCACAACAGCAAGATGGTGACCTTCCGATTTGATCTGGATGGGGACAGCCCAGAAGAGATCGCAGCTGCCATG GTGTATAATGAGTTCATTCTGCCCTCGGAGCGAGCTGGATTCCTGAACCGGATTCGGGAGATTATCCAGCGAGTGGAGACCCTGTTGAAGAGAGATACTGGCCCTGTGGAGGCTGCTGAAGACCCTCTGAGTCCCCAG GAGGAGCCAACACCACTGCCTGCTCTCCTGGGGTACCCCCCAGATCCACCCAGGG cAGAGCTCCAGAGCAGCACCTCCCTGGAGCAGAGATCCTGGGCAGCTTTCTCTGCCTCCACATCTCCTGGAACCTCCTTGTCTTCTGGAAACTCCTTTTCTCCTGGAACCCCTGTTTTCCCAAGTCCCATCCTTCCCATCACTTCTCCCCCATGTCATCTCAGCCCCTCCTCATTCTCCCCAGTTTCTCCTCAGGCCTCCTCAAATCTCTCTCCACGCCCCCCAAGCTGCCCACTTCCATTCCCCCCCAGTGCACCCCAGTTTCCAGTCCCATCTGCTCAGTTTCCACAGAGTTCTCCCCTCCCCGATTGTTTCCAGGTCACTCTcactcctccctcctttcccccctgcccctctgcttgtcccctcccctccaccactgcatcccctctcctctctctggccAGTGCCTTCTCTCTGGCTGTGATGACCGTGGCTCAGTCCCTGCTGTCCCCGGCCCCTGGGCTCCTGTCCCagtctcctccagctcctcctggtCCTCTCCCTAGcctgccccctcccactcccAGTACTCCTTGTGGCCAGGAGCGGCCTTCATCGCTGACAGCTGAGATGGAGAGTGAG GCCTCTCCGAATCTTGGTCGGTCACTCCCGGGTGAAGCCAGATTGGCGCCCATCTCGGAAG AGGGAAAGCCTCAGCTTGTTGGGCGCTTCCAAGTGACTTCATCCAAGGAGCCAGCTGAGCCTCTTCCCCTGCAGCTGGCACCCCCAACTCCCTCTGGCTCCCCGAAGCCTCAAACCCCTCAGCTGACCTCGGAGAGCTCGGACACGGAGGACAGTGCTGGAGCCAGGCCAGAGGCCAGGGAGGCTCTGGCTGAAAGTGACCGTGCAGCTGAGGGCCTAGGGGCTGGAGCTGAAGAGGAAGGGGACGATGGGCAGGGACCCCAAGCAGGGGGCAGCCCTCCACCCCTGAGCCATCCCAGCCCAGTGTGGATGAGCTACTCCTGTAACAGCCTGTGTCTGAGCAGTGAGGAGTCAGAGAGCAGTGGAGAGGACGAGGAATTCTGGGCTGAGCTGCAGAATCTTCGGCAGAA GCACTTGGCAGAGGTGGAGGCACTACAGACACTACAGAAACAGGAAATCGAGGACTTGTACGGCAGGCTTGGGAAGCAGCCCCCGCCAGGGATCGTGGCCCCTGCTGCTATGCTGTCCAGCCGCCAGCGCCGCCTCTCCAAGGGCAGCTTCCCCACCTCACGGCGCAACAGCCTGCAGCGTTCTGAGCCCCTGGGCCCTG TGAATTCTGAACAGAGGCCATGTGTCTCACCCACACCTGGGCCCACCATGGAGCTTGTGCCCTTAGAATCTGCTGACCAGCACAACCCTGCAAGGAAGACCTCAGCACTGAGGGAGTAG
- the WNK4 gene encoding serine/threonine-protein kinase WNK4 isoform X5 gives MLASPAPDTEVPMSQAEADLPLRPPPPLAAAGPPRLGPPPRRVRRFSGKAEPRPRSSRLSRRSSVDLGLLSSWFQPASPVPEPPEPPDSAGSGPAMSPPPSAEEPPEGTWTAGAPVKPADSERSEPAGSTGGSGSREQPRISEAAAARERRREQEEKEDTETQAVATSPDGRYLKFDIEIGRGSFKTVYRGLDTDTTVEVAWCELQTRKLSRAERQRFSEEVEMLKGLQHPNIVRFYDSWKSVLRGQVCIVLVTELMTSGTLKTYLRRFREMKPRVLQRWSRQILRGLHFLHSRVPPILHRDLKCDNVFITGPTGSVKIGDLGLATLKRASFAKSVIGTPEFMAPEMYEEKYDEAVDVYAFGMCMLEMATSEYPYSECQNAAQIYRKVTSGTKPNSFYKVKMPEVKEIIEGCIRTDKNVRFTIHDLLAHAFFREERGVHVELAEEDDGEKPDLKLWLRIEDARRGGRPRDNQAIEFLFQLGRDAAEEVAQEMVALGLVCEADYQPVARAVRERVAAIQRKREKLRKARELEALPPAPRPPPAAVPTTPGPSGAFPPEPEEPEADQHQPFLFRHASYSSTTSDCETDGYLSSSGFLDASDPALQPPSGVPSSPAESHLHLPAAFALSIPRSGPSNDFSPGESYASDAASGLSDMGEGMERMRRPPGKNLRRRPRSRLRVTSVSDQNDRVVECQLQTHNSKMVTFRFDLDGDSPEEIAAAMVYNEFILPSERAGFLNRIREIIQRVETLLKRDTGPVEAAEDPLSPQEEPTPLPALLGYPPDPPRAELQSSTSLEQRSWAAFSASTSPGTSLSSGNSFSPGTPVFPSPILPITSPPCHLSPSSFSPVSPQASSNLSPRPPSCPLPFPPSAPQFPVPSAQFPQSSPLPDCFQVTLTPPSFPPCPSACPLPSTTASPLLSLASAFSLAVMTVAQSLLSPAPGLLSQSPPAPPGPLPSLPPPTPSTPCGQERPSSLTAEMESEASPNLGRSLPGEARLAPISEEGKPQLVGRFQVTSSKEPAEPLPLQLAPPTPSGSPKPQTPQLTSESSDTEDSAGARPEAREALAESDRAAEGLGAGAEEEGDDGQGPQAGGSPPPLSHPSPVWMSYSCNSLCLSSEESESSGEDEEFWAELQNLRQKHLAEVEALQTLQKQEIEDLYGRLGKQPPPGIVAPAAMLSSRQRRLSKGSFPTSRRNSLQRSEPLGPGFMRRNSLSGSSTGSQEQR, from the exons ATGCTGGCATCCCCGGCCCCAGACACCGAAGTCCCCATGTCCCAGGCGGAGGCTGACCTGCCCCTGCGGCCCCCGCCGCCCCTCGCCGCGGCGGGGCCGCCCCGCCTCGGGCCCCCTCCCCGCCGGGTGCGCCGCTTCTCCGGGAAGGCTGAGCCCCGGCCGCGCTCTTCCCGTCTCAGCCGCCGCAGCTCAGTCGACTTGGGGCTGCTGAGCTCTTGGTTCCAGCCAGCCTCACCCGTTCCGGAGCCCCCTGAACCGCCGGACTCCGCTGGTTCCGGCCCCGCGATGAGCCCACCGCCCAGTGCCGAAGAGCCCCCTGAGGGCACGTGGACCGCGGGCGCCCCGGTGAAGCCTGCAGACTCCGAGCGTTCGGAGCCCGCGGGTTCCACAGGAGGGTCGGGGTCCCGGGAACAGCCGAGGATCAGTGAGGCGGCGGCAGCCCGGGAGCGGCGGCGGGAGCAAGAGGAAAAAGAGGACACGGAGACCCAGGCTGTGGCAACGTCCCCGGACGGCCGATACCTCAAGTTTGACATCGAGATTGGACGTGGCTCGTTCAAGACGGTGTATCGAGGGCTGGACACCGACACCACGGTGGAGGTGGCCTGGTGTGAGCTGCAG ACTCGGAAACTGTCTCGAGCCGAGCGGCAGCGATTCTCAGAGGAGGTGGAGATGCTCAAGGGGCTGCAGCACCCCAACATCGTCCGCTTCTACGACTCCTGGAAGTCGGTGCTGAGGGGCCAGGTTTGCATCGTACTGGTCACCGAACTCATGACCTCTGGCACGCTCAAGAC ATACCTGAGGCGGTTCCGCGAGATGAAACCACGAGTCCTTCAGCGCTGGAGCCGCCAAATCCTGCGTGGGCTCCATTTCCTACACTCCCGGGTACCCCCCATCCTGCACCGAGATCTCAAGTGTGACAACGTCTTTATCACCGGCCCTACGGGCTCCGTTAAGATCGGGGACCTGGGCCTGGCCACGCTCAAGCGCGCCTCCTTCGCCAAGAGCGTCATCG GGACCCCGGAGTTCATGGCCCCAGAGATGTATGAGGAAAAGTACGACGAGGCCGTGGACGTGTACGCGTTTGGCATGTGCATGCTGGAGATGGCGACCTCGGAATACCCCTACTCAGAGTGCCAGAATGCCGCTCAAATCTACCGCAAGGTCACCTCg GGCACGAAACCCAACAGCTTCTACAAGGTGAAGATGCCCGAGGTAAAGGAGATCATTGAAGGCTGCATCCGCACGGATAAGAATGTGag GTTCACCATCCACGACCTTCTGGCTCACGCCTTCTTCCGCGAGGAGCGCGGCGTCCATGTGGAGTTGGCGGAGGAGGACGACGGAGAGAAGCCGGACCTCAAGCTCTGGCTGCGCATAGAGGACGCGCGGCGAGGGGGGCGCCCACGGGACAACCAGGCTATCGAGTTCTTGTTCCAGCTGGGCCGGGACGCGGCCGAAGAGGTGGCTCAGGAGATG GTGGCCCTGGGCTTAGTGTGTGAAGCTGATTACCAGCCAGTGGCTCGTGCAGTGCGTGAACGGGTTGCTGCCATCCAGCGAAAGCGTGAGAAGCTGCGCAAAGCTAGGGAGTTGGAGGCCCTCCCCCCAGCGCCGCGACCCCCACCAGCAGCTGTCCCCACGACTCCTGGTCCCTCCGGTGCCTTCCCTCCTGAGCCCGAGGAGCCAGAGGCAGACCAGCACCAGCCCTTCCTCTTCCGCCATGCCAGCTATTCATCTACCACCT cgGATTGCGAGACTGATGGCTACCTCAGCTCCTCCGGCTTCCTGGATGCCTCAGACCCTGCCCTTCAGCCCCCTAGTGGGGTGCCATCCAGCCCCGCTGAGTCCCATCTCCACCTGCCCGCG GCTTTCGCTCTATCCATTCCACGTTCTGGCCCCAGCAATGACTTTTCCCCTGGAGAGAG ttATGCCTCAGATGCAGCATCAGGCCTTAGTGATATGGGAGAAGGGATGGAACGGATGAGGAGACCCCCAGGGAAAAACCTCCGGCGTAGACCCCGATCCCGGCTTCGGGTCACAAGT GTCTCAGACCAGAATGACAGAGTGGTTGAATGCCAGTTGCAGACGCACAACAGCAAGATGGTGACCTTCCGATTTGATCTGGATGGGGACAGCCCAGAAGAGATCGCAGCTGCCATG GTGTATAATGAGTTCATTCTGCCCTCGGAGCGAGCTGGATTCCTGAACCGGATTCGGGAGATTATCCAGCGAGTGGAGACCCTGTTGAAGAGAGATACTGGCCCTGTGGAGGCTGCTGAAGACCCTCTGAGTCCCCAG GAGGAGCCAACACCACTGCCTGCTCTCCTGGGGTACCCCCCAGATCCACCCAGGG cAGAGCTCCAGAGCAGCACCTCCCTGGAGCAGAGATCCTGGGCAGCTTTCTCTGCCTCCACATCTCCTGGAACCTCCTTGTCTTCTGGAAACTCCTTTTCTCCTGGAACCCCTGTTTTCCCAAGTCCCATCCTTCCCATCACTTCTCCCCCATGTCATCTCAGCCCCTCCTCATTCTCCCCAGTTTCTCCTCAGGCCTCCTCAAATCTCTCTCCACGCCCCCCAAGCTGCCCACTTCCATTCCCCCCCAGTGCACCCCAGTTTCCAGTCCCATCTGCTCAGTTTCCACAGAGTTCTCCCCTCCCCGATTGTTTCCAGGTCACTCTcactcctccctcctttcccccctgcccctctgcttgtcccctcccctccaccactgcatcccctctcctctctctggccAGTGCCTTCTCTCTGGCTGTGATGACCGTGGCTCAGTCCCTGCTGTCCCCGGCCCCTGGGCTCCTGTCCCagtctcctccagctcctcctggtCCTCTCCCTAGcctgccccctcccactcccAGTACTCCTTGTGGCCAGGAGCGGCCTTCATCGCTGACAGCTGAGATGGAGAGTGAG GCCTCTCCGAATCTTGGTCGGTCACTCCCGGGTGAAGCCAGATTGGCGCCCATCTCGGAAG AGGGAAAGCCTCAGCTTGTTGGGCGCTTCCAAGTGACTTCATCCAAGGAGCCAGCTGAGCCTCTTCCCCTGCAGCTGGCACCCCCAACTCCCTCTGGCTCCCCGAAGCCTCAAACCCCTCAGCTGACCTCGGAGAGCTCGGACACGGAGGACAGTGCTGGAGCCAGGCCAGAGGCCAGGGAGGCTCTGGCTGAAAGTGACCGTGCAGCTGAGGGCCTAGGGGCTGGAGCTGAAGAGGAAGGGGACGATGGGCAGGGACCCCAAGCAGGGGGCAGCCCTCCACCCCTGAGCCATCCCAGCCCAGTGTGGATGAGCTACTCCTGTAACAGCCTGTGTCTGAGCAGTGAGGAGTCAGAGAGCAGTGGAGAGGACGAGGAATTCTGGGCTGAGCTGCAGAATCTTCGGCAGAA GCACTTGGCAGAGGTGGAGGCACTACAGACACTACAGAAACAGGAAATCGAGGACTTGTACGGCAGGCTTGGGAAGCAGCCCCCGCCAGGGATCGTGGCCCCTGCTGCTATGCTGTCCAGCCGCCAGCGCCGCCTCTCCAAGGGCAGCTTCCCCACCTCACGGCGCAACAGCCTGCAGCGTTCTGAGCCCCTGGGCCCTG GCTTCATGCGAAGGAACTCCCTGAGCGGCAGCAGCACCGGCTCCCAGGAGCAGCGG TGA
- the WNK4 gene encoding serine/threonine-protein kinase WNK4 isoform X4, producing MLASPAPDTEVPMSQAEADLPLRPPPPLAAAGPPRLGPPPRRVRRFSGKAEPRPRSSRLSRRSSVDLGLLSSWFQPASPVPEPPEPPDSAGSGPAMSPPPSAEEPPEGTWTAGAPVKPADSERSEPAGSTGGSGSREQPRISEAAAARERRREQEEKEDTETQAVATSPDGRYLKFDIEIGRGSFKTVYRGLDTDTTVEVAWCELQTRKLSRAERQRFSEEVEMLKGLQHPNIVRFYDSWKSVLRGQVCIVLVTELMTSGTLKTYLRRFREMKPRVLQRWSRQILRGLHFLHSRVPPILHRDLKCDNVFITGPTGSVKIGDLGLATLKRASFAKSVIGTPEFMAPEMYEEKYDEAVDVYAFGMCMLEMATSEYPYSECQNAAQIYRKVTSGTKPNSFYKVKMPEVKEIIEGCIRTDKNVRFTIHDLLAHAFFREERGVHVELAEEDDGEKPDLKLWLRIEDARRGGRPRDNQAIEFLFQLGRDAAEEVAQEMVALGLVCEADYQPVARAVRERVAAIQRKREKLRKARELEALPPAPRPPPAAVPTTPGPSGAFPPEPEEPEADQHQPFLFRHASYSSTTSDCETDGYLSSSGFLDASDPALQPPSGVPSSPAESHLHLPAAFALSIPRSGPSNDFSPGESYASDAASGLSDMGEGMERMRRPPGKNLRRRPRSRLRVTSVSDQNDRVVECQLQTHNSKMVTFRFDLDGDSPEEIAAAMVYNEFILPSERAGFLNRIREIIQRVETLLKRDTGPVEAAEDPLSPQEEPTPLPALLGYPPDPPRAELQSSTSLEQRSWAAFSASTSPGTSLSSGNSFSPGTPVFPSPILPITSPPCHLSPSSFSPVSPQASSNLSPRPPSCPLPFPPSAPQFPVPSAQFPQSSPLPDCFQVTLTPPSFPPCPSACPLPSTTASPLLSLASAFSLAVMTVAQSLLSPAPGLLSQSPPAPPGPLPSLPPPTPSTPCGQERPSSLTAEMESEASPNLGRSLPGEARLAPISEEGKPQLVGRFQVTSSKEPAEPLPLQLAPPTPSGSPKPQTPQLTSESSDTEDSAGARPEAREALAESDRAAEGLGAGAEEEGDDGQGPQAGGSPPPLSHPSPVWMSYSCNSLCLSSEESESSGEDEEFWAELQNLRQKHLAEVEALQTLQKQEIEDLYGRLGKQPPPGIVAPAAMLSSRQRRLSKGSFPTSRRNSLQRSEPLGPGFMRRNSLSGSSTGSQEQRASKGVTFAGDVGRM from the exons ATGCTGGCATCCCCGGCCCCAGACACCGAAGTCCCCATGTCCCAGGCGGAGGCTGACCTGCCCCTGCGGCCCCCGCCGCCCCTCGCCGCGGCGGGGCCGCCCCGCCTCGGGCCCCCTCCCCGCCGGGTGCGCCGCTTCTCCGGGAAGGCTGAGCCCCGGCCGCGCTCTTCCCGTCTCAGCCGCCGCAGCTCAGTCGACTTGGGGCTGCTGAGCTCTTGGTTCCAGCCAGCCTCACCCGTTCCGGAGCCCCCTGAACCGCCGGACTCCGCTGGTTCCGGCCCCGCGATGAGCCCACCGCCCAGTGCCGAAGAGCCCCCTGAGGGCACGTGGACCGCGGGCGCCCCGGTGAAGCCTGCAGACTCCGAGCGTTCGGAGCCCGCGGGTTCCACAGGAGGGTCGGGGTCCCGGGAACAGCCGAGGATCAGTGAGGCGGCGGCAGCCCGGGAGCGGCGGCGGGAGCAAGAGGAAAAAGAGGACACGGAGACCCAGGCTGTGGCAACGTCCCCGGACGGCCGATACCTCAAGTTTGACATCGAGATTGGACGTGGCTCGTTCAAGACGGTGTATCGAGGGCTGGACACCGACACCACGGTGGAGGTGGCCTGGTGTGAGCTGCAG ACTCGGAAACTGTCTCGAGCCGAGCGGCAGCGATTCTCAGAGGAGGTGGAGATGCTCAAGGGGCTGCAGCACCCCAACATCGTCCGCTTCTACGACTCCTGGAAGTCGGTGCTGAGGGGCCAGGTTTGCATCGTACTGGTCACCGAACTCATGACCTCTGGCACGCTCAAGAC ATACCTGAGGCGGTTCCGCGAGATGAAACCACGAGTCCTTCAGCGCTGGAGCCGCCAAATCCTGCGTGGGCTCCATTTCCTACACTCCCGGGTACCCCCCATCCTGCACCGAGATCTCAAGTGTGACAACGTCTTTATCACCGGCCCTACGGGCTCCGTTAAGATCGGGGACCTGGGCCTGGCCACGCTCAAGCGCGCCTCCTTCGCCAAGAGCGTCATCG GGACCCCGGAGTTCATGGCCCCAGAGATGTATGAGGAAAAGTACGACGAGGCCGTGGACGTGTACGCGTTTGGCATGTGCATGCTGGAGATGGCGACCTCGGAATACCCCTACTCAGAGTGCCAGAATGCCGCTCAAATCTACCGCAAGGTCACCTCg GGCACGAAACCCAACAGCTTCTACAAGGTGAAGATGCCCGAGGTAAAGGAGATCATTGAAGGCTGCATCCGCACGGATAAGAATGTGag GTTCACCATCCACGACCTTCTGGCTCACGCCTTCTTCCGCGAGGAGCGCGGCGTCCATGTGGAGTTGGCGGAGGAGGACGACGGAGAGAAGCCGGACCTCAAGCTCTGGCTGCGCATAGAGGACGCGCGGCGAGGGGGGCGCCCACGGGACAACCAGGCTATCGAGTTCTTGTTCCAGCTGGGCCGGGACGCGGCCGAAGAGGTGGCTCAGGAGATG GTGGCCCTGGGCTTAGTGTGTGAAGCTGATTACCAGCCAGTGGCTCGTGCAGTGCGTGAACGGGTTGCTGCCATCCAGCGAAAGCGTGAGAAGCTGCGCAAAGCTAGGGAGTTGGAGGCCCTCCCCCCAGCGCCGCGACCCCCACCAGCAGCTGTCCCCACGACTCCTGGTCCCTCCGGTGCCTTCCCTCCTGAGCCCGAGGAGCCAGAGGCAGACCAGCACCAGCCCTTCCTCTTCCGCCATGCCAGCTATTCATCTACCACCT cgGATTGCGAGACTGATGGCTACCTCAGCTCCTCCGGCTTCCTGGATGCCTCAGACCCTGCCCTTCAGCCCCCTAGTGGGGTGCCATCCAGCCCCGCTGAGTCCCATCTCCACCTGCCCGCG GCTTTCGCTCTATCCATTCCACGTTCTGGCCCCAGCAATGACTTTTCCCCTGGAGAGAG ttATGCCTCAGATGCAGCATCAGGCCTTAGTGATATGGGAGAAGGGATGGAACGGATGAGGAGACCCCCAGGGAAAAACCTCCGGCGTAGACCCCGATCCCGGCTTCGGGTCACAAGT GTCTCAGACCAGAATGACAGAGTGGTTGAATGCCAGTTGCAGACGCACAACAGCAAGATGGTGACCTTCCGATTTGATCTGGATGGGGACAGCCCAGAAGAGATCGCAGCTGCCATG GTGTATAATGAGTTCATTCTGCCCTCGGAGCGAGCTGGATTCCTGAACCGGATTCGGGAGATTATCCAGCGAGTGGAGACCCTGTTGAAGAGAGATACTGGCCCTGTGGAGGCTGCTGAAGACCCTCTGAGTCCCCAG GAGGAGCCAACACCACTGCCTGCTCTCCTGGGGTACCCCCCAGATCCACCCAGGG cAGAGCTCCAGAGCAGCACCTCCCTGGAGCAGAGATCCTGGGCAGCTTTCTCTGCCTCCACATCTCCTGGAACCTCCTTGTCTTCTGGAAACTCCTTTTCTCCTGGAACCCCTGTTTTCCCAAGTCCCATCCTTCCCATCACTTCTCCCCCATGTCATCTCAGCCCCTCCTCATTCTCCCCAGTTTCTCCTCAGGCCTCCTCAAATCTCTCTCCACGCCCCCCAAGCTGCCCACTTCCATTCCCCCCCAGTGCACCCCAGTTTCCAGTCCCATCTGCTCAGTTTCCACAGAGTTCTCCCCTCCCCGATTGTTTCCAGGTCACTCTcactcctccctcctttcccccctgcccctctgcttgtcccctcccctccaccactgcatcccctctcctctctctggccAGTGCCTTCTCTCTGGCTGTGATGACCGTGGCTCAGTCCCTGCTGTCCCCGGCCCCTGGGCTCCTGTCCCagtctcctccagctcctcctggtCCTCTCCCTAGcctgccccctcccactcccAGTACTCCTTGTGGCCAGGAGCGGCCTTCATCGCTGACAGCTGAGATGGAGAGTGAG GCCTCTCCGAATCTTGGTCGGTCACTCCCGGGTGAAGCCAGATTGGCGCCCATCTCGGAAG AGGGAAAGCCTCAGCTTGTTGGGCGCTTCCAAGTGACTTCATCCAAGGAGCCAGCTGAGCCTCTTCCCCTGCAGCTGGCACCCCCAACTCCCTCTGGCTCCCCGAAGCCTCAAACCCCTCAGCTGACCTCGGAGAGCTCGGACACGGAGGACAGTGCTGGAGCCAGGCCAGAGGCCAGGGAGGCTCTGGCTGAAAGTGACCGTGCAGCTGAGGGCCTAGGGGCTGGAGCTGAAGAGGAAGGGGACGATGGGCAGGGACCCCAAGCAGGGGGCAGCCCTCCACCCCTGAGCCATCCCAGCCCAGTGTGGATGAGCTACTCCTGTAACAGCCTGTGTCTGAGCAGTGAGGAGTCAGAGAGCAGTGGAGAGGACGAGGAATTCTGGGCTGAGCTGCAGAATCTTCGGCAGAA GCACTTGGCAGAGGTGGAGGCACTACAGACACTACAGAAACAGGAAATCGAGGACTTGTACGGCAGGCTTGGGAAGCAGCCCCCGCCAGGGATCGTGGCCCCTGCTGCTATGCTGTCCAGCCGCCAGCGCCGCCTCTCCAAGGGCAGCTTCCCCACCTCACGGCGCAACAGCCTGCAGCGTTCTGAGCCCCTGGGCCCTG GCTTCATGCGAAGGAACTCCCTGAGCGGCAGCAGCACCGGCTCCCAGGAGCAGCGGGCAAGCAAGGGGGTGACATTCGCCGGGGATGTTGGCAGGATG TGA